A DNA window from Lutra lutra chromosome 8, mLutLut1.2, whole genome shotgun sequence contains the following coding sequences:
- the LYZ gene encoding lysozyme C, with amino-acid sequence MKALLLLGILFLSVIVQGKIFERCELARTLKGLGLGGYRGVSLANWMCLAKWESNYNTKATNYNPRSQSTDYGIFQINSRYWCNDGKTPRAVNACGIPCSDLLKDDITQAVACAKRVVRDPNGIRAWVAWKAHCENQDVSQYVRNCGV; translated from the exons ATGAAGGCTCTCCTTCTTCTCGGGATTCTCTTCCTTTCCGTCATTGTCCAGGGCAAGATCTTTGAAAGGTGTGAGCTGGCCAGGACTCTGAAAGGACTTGGGCTGGGTGGCTATAGAGGTGTCAGCCTGGCCAACT GGATGTGTTTGGCCAAATGGGAAAGTAATTATAACACAAAGGCTACAAACTACAATCCCAGAAGCCAAAGCACCGATTATGGGATATTTCAGATCAATAGCCGCTACTGGTGTAATGATGGCAAAACGCCCAGAGCCGTGAACGCCTGTGGCATACCGTGCAGCG ATTTGCTGAAAGATGACATCACTCAAGCTGTAGCATGTGCAAAGAGAGTTGTCAGGGATCCAAATGGTATTCGTGCATG GGTGGCATGGAAAGCACACTGCGAAAACCAAGATGTCTCTCAGTATGTTCGGAATTGTGGAGTCTAA